In Borrelia hispanica CRI, the following proteins share a genomic window:
- a CDS encoding DUF1473 family protein has protein sequence MIQLYKMNILTKKETHTFDVKVLPVYQWDSILGFSQNYGIDKLNNIDYLRTITNIMIKPDFLDKFYFILDDNRKYISYYKDYLVAILYSIQFDTFTLEEDFKKPSLVYLSHYLNADGGFVKFDYIDDSWNYEQIIQNIDSQEKEL, from the coding sequence ATGATTCAACTTTACAAAATGAATATTTTGACAAAAAAGGAAACACACACATTCGATGTAAAAGTATTACCAGTTTACCAATGGGATTCTATATTAGGTTTTTCACAAAATTACGGTATTGACAAACTCAATAATATTGATTATCTGAGAACAATAACAAACATTATGATCAAACCCGACTTTTTAGACAAATTTTACTTCATTTTAGATGATAATAGAAAATATATTTCTTACTACAAGGATTATCTTGTTGCAATATTGTATTCAATTCAATTCGATACATTCACCTTAGAAGAAGACTTCAAAAAACCAAGTCTTGTTTACTTAAGTCATTATCTGAATGCTGATGGTGGATTTGTAAAATTCGACTATATTGACGATAGTTGGAATTATGAACAAATAATACAAAATATCGATTCACAAGAAAAAGAATTGTAA
- a CDS encoding DUF759 family protein, producing MNNAGFTIKFKGVLDHASTKKSLEKDISILEKVLKPKRTRLDSTEKILKHNLKEKKAELAKQNKYEKLKLAEEKRQEKLRIEKQKKLEAAKKRLEKLRLTKEKKQEKLRIEEQKRLENIEKFKLQETKRLMSQGMRFKKAKEAAIKRSSMTQEKLMDLEYKSLKKQNGIIRRTIRRTGRAVLEVGKIAVGTALGQVFGTTFQGGIGDAFNYAKRSIINNANVKKMNVITSRVFKSQEKAQLNNILQEIPGFNREIDREEFLNYAGILRKDLESLGQNNEANLNKAVAFAARLKSTGVVNDNASAIAVVSEFLQGKGGSLYNVMGSFSKLTNKYNERGEMEYDILSSNQALSFRTDSLKKIIDDWNTLEFPKYASTEEKLKDDLIEAEDSFAKTTSELVKPLLAKLSKLATWLQDFTFKTHILDPMIKGLTSFFGNISEWFMKMVKMALKQILPDWFYKRVFSADDKTDKDHSPLPTTDTGTKLEKDASVKTP from the coding sequence ATGAATAACGCTGGATTTACTATTAAGTTCAAAGGTGTACTTGATCATGCTTCAACTAAAAAGTCTTTAGAAAAAGATATATCTATTCTTGAAAAAGTTCTAAAACCCAAAAGAACAAGACTCGATAGCACTGAAAAAATATTGAAACACAATCTGAAAGAAAAAAAAGCTGAACTTGCTAAACAAAACAAATATGAAAAACTAAAATTAGCAGAAGAAAAAAGACAAGAGAAATTAAGAATAGAAAAACAAAAAAAACTAGAAGCAGCAAAAAAAAGGCTAGAAAAATTAAGATTAACAAAAGAAAAAAAACAAGAAAAATTAAGAATAGAAGAGCAAAAAAGGCTAGAAAATATAGAAAAGTTCAAACTTCAGGAAACTAAAAGACTTATGAGCCAAGGCATGAGATTCAAAAAGGCGAAAGAAGCCGCAATAAAAAGGTCGTCCATGACACAAGAAAAATTGATGGACTTAGAATATAAATCGCTAAAAAAGCAAAATGGAATTATACGTCGCACTATACGTCGCACTGGGCGCGCTGTTCTAGAAGTAGGTAAAATTGCGGTTGGAACTGCTCTTGGACAAGTATTTGGGACTACTTTTCAAGGTGGGATTGGTGATGCATTCAATTATGCTAAAAGATCTATTATCAACAACGCAAATGTAAAAAAAATGAATGTAATTACTTCAAGAGTATTCAAATCTCAAGAAAAGGCTCAACTTAATAATATTCTTCAAGAAATACCGGGATTTAATAGGGAAATTGATAGAGAAGAGTTCCTTAATTATGCTGGAATTTTGAGAAAAGATTTGGAAAGTTTAGGACAAAACAATGAGGCGAACCTAAATAAAGCAGTAGCATTCGCTGCGAGACTTAAATCCACAGGAGTTGTTAATGACAATGCTTCAGCTATTGCTGTAGTATCAGAATTCTTACAAGGAAAAGGTGGGTCTCTATATAATGTCATGGGTTCATTTAGCAAATTGACAAATAAGTACAATGAACGTGGAGAAATGGAATATGACATACTATCTTCAAATCAAGCTTTGTCTTTTAGAACAGACTCACTAAAAAAAATTATTGATGATTGGAATACACTAGAATTTCCTAAATACGCAAGTACAGAAGAAAAACTCAAAGATGATCTTATTGAAGCCGAAGATTCTTTCGCAAAAACTACATCTGAACTAGTAAAACCCCTCTTAGCGAAATTATCAAAACTAGCTACATGGCTTCAAGACTTTACTTTCAAAACTCACATACTTGATCCAATGATCAAAGGTCTCACAAGTTTTTTCGGTAATATCAGCGAATGGTTTATGAAGATGGTAAAAATGGCACTAAAACAAATACTGCCCGATTGGTTTTACAAACGGGTTTTTAGTGCAGACGATAAAACAGATAAAGACCATTCACCACTCCCAACTACTGATACTGGAACTAAATTAGAAAAAGACGCAAGTGTGAAAACACCTTAA
- a CDS encoding DUF792 family protein: MITQFTTDFIHQYKDAKGMKSMLDYINLTPSQITTILKETFNQLSSVFMTSNFLILCPRMDFKGQGYVPQGFFIQAKSELINMKYNTTCSKRPIIDYYTRKSTHVSYNPTFNDEIITLNNAKLVSGYSELLKWSFNVPFGKSIFPNTSNLAKQHLTNRVKESVPFSVYSPSFGFIEIVAITSLELKDTVYLDEVEISVTLEVLKTFTKYKG, translated from the coding sequence ATGATCACACAATTTACAACTGATTTTATTCATCAGTACAAAGATGCAAAAGGCATGAAATCAATGCTAGACTATATTAACTTAACGCCGTCTCAAATAACAACCATTTTGAAAGAAACTTTCAATCAATTATCTAGTGTGTTTATGACGTCAAATTTCTTGATTCTGTGTCCACGAATGGACTTCAAAGGCCAAGGATATGTCCCACAAGGATTTTTCATTCAAGCTAAAAGTGAACTAATCAACATGAAATATAATACTACTTGTTCAAAACGCCCTATAATTGATTATTACACTCGCAAATCTACACATGTAAGTTATAATCCTACTTTCAATGACGAGATTATTACTTTAAATAATGCTAAATTAGTTAGTGGATATTCAGAACTACTCAAATGGTCATTCAATGTGCCTTTTGGAAAATCCATATTTCCAAATACTAGCAATTTAGCAAAACAGCACTTAACAAATAGGGTAAAAGAAAGTGTGCCATTTAGTGTTTACAGCCCATCTTTTGGATTTATAGAAATAGTCGCTATTACTTCTCTTGAGCTTAAAGACACAGTATATCTTGATGAGGTTGAAATTAGTGTAACATTAGAAGTTCTCAAAACATTTACAAAATATAAAGGGTGA
- a CDS encoding DUF1463 family protein, giving the protein MEQVYNLTKIFFSIKDKQIQSGKLELTSEPTTRAVSSTEDMGLPVVSFRDPKTITFIFNVEVTIGSYDYKILTDMSQNQFYNTEESTHKKLLKLVFNDFENIHIVSNHAFFAEEPSRSYAAEAEKVTFEIRAINCEVKKTQ; this is encoded by the coding sequence ATGGAGCAGGTTTATAATTTAACGAAAATATTTTTCTCAATCAAAGATAAGCAAATTCAAAGTGGGAAATTAGAACTTACTAGTGAACCTACAACAAGAGCTGTATCTAGTACTGAAGATATGGGACTTCCGGTAGTTAGTTTTAGAGACCCCAAAACTATTACTTTCATATTCAATGTTGAAGTAACTATTGGATCTTATGACTATAAGATACTAACAGATATGTCTCAAAATCAATTTTACAACACAGAAGAGAGTACGCACAAAAAACTGCTAAAACTTGTATTTAACGATTTTGAAAACATTCACATTGTATCTAATCATGCATTCTTTGCAGAAGAACCATCAAGAAGCTATGCTGCTGAAGCAGAAAAAGTTACGTTTGAAATTAGAGCGATTAATTGCGAAGTAAAAAAAACTCAATAA
- a CDS encoding DUF787 family protein: VVHSKGTQQLHLRFVSKYLHEASMFHAVNPYGLTFSGINPITNSEEITKLRQANINFYSHLNETGLDGFPAFKEGICLDSSPIDEIFTYDYIKYEFIAELIRIWNLNNRQNSKLSALQLSGQRDTAYSAAIACKLKEFVDAGIIVSYSKLKIQISASASLKLFLSISITYNYSMKGVVLNITTQDIQSYQNSLKEV, from the coding sequence GTTGTTCATTCTAAAGGAACTCAACAATTACATTTGAGATTTGTATCTAAATATTTACATGAAGCAAGTATGTTTCATGCTGTAAACCCTTATGGACTTACATTTAGTGGTATCAATCCTATTACTAATAGTGAAGAAATTACTAAGCTTAGACAAGCTAATATCAATTTCTACTCACACCTTAATGAAACTGGACTTGATGGTTTTCCAGCTTTTAAGGAGGGAATTTGTTTAGATTCTAGCCCTATCGACGAAATTTTTACTTACGACTATATCAAATATGAATTTATTGCGGAACTTATTAGAATATGGAACTTGAATAATAGACAAAATAGTAAATTATCAGCACTTCAACTATCAGGACAAAGAGATACTGCTTATAGTGCGGCTATTGCATGCAAACTGAAAGAGTTTGTTGATGCAGGTATAATTGTTTCTTATTCTAAGCTCAAAATACAAATATCGGCAAGTGCTTCACTAAAACTATTCTTATCAATAAGTATTACTTATAACTATTCTATGAAGGGCGTGGTATTGAATATCACAACACAAGATATACAAAGTTATCAAAATAGCTTAAAGGAGGTTTAA
- a CDS encoding DUF1322 family protein, which produces MRINKRSDILQEITHSYFKFLENAKKDKYHFPVMMGICSFDEVKTLNYKDLMEVNKISDLKLQMKIYEMSLSRGIL; this is translated from the coding sequence ATGAGAATAAACAAAAGAAGTGATATTCTTCAAGAGATAACACATTCATATTTCAAATTCCTCGAAAACGCCAAAAAAGATAAATATCACTTCCCCGTTATGATGGGTATTTGCAGCTTTGATGAGGTAAAGACACTGAATTATAAAGATTTGATGGAGGTAAACAAAATATCAGATTTGAAACTTCAAATGAAGATATATGAAATGTCTCTATCTAGAGGAATATTATGA